In Gammaproteobacteria bacterium (ex Lamellibrachia satsuma), a single genomic region encodes these proteins:
- a CDS encoding phosphoribulokinase — protein MSKKHPIVAVTGSSGAGTTTVKRALEHIFFRDGFTPAIVEGDSFHRYDRVEMRKKMAGGMSHFGPEANRFDKIAELFKTYGETGAGQKRYYLHSEDEASEHNARLGVDKKPGEFTPWETIQEGTDLLFYEGLHGLAVDSNDDVAQHVDLGVGVVPIVNLEWIQKIFRDNAERGYSEEAIVDTIMRRMPDYINHITPQFSRTDINFQRVPTVDTSNPFIARDIPTPDESFVVIRFKDVGKFGTDFPYLLNMIDSSFMSRRNSIVVPGGKMGFAMEIILQPIIEQLMDAR, from the coding sequence ATGTCTAAGAAACACCCAATCGTAGCCGTTACCGGTTCTTCCGGCGCCGGCACCACTACCGTCAAACGTGCCTTGGAGCACATCTTCTTCCGCGACGGCTTCACCCCCGCCATAGTCGAGGGCGACAGCTTCCACCGCTATGACCGCGTCGAGATGCGCAAGAAGATGGCTGGCGGCATGTCCCATTTCGGCCCCGAAGCAAACCGTTTCGATAAGATCGCAGAGCTGTTCAAGACATACGGCGAGACTGGTGCCGGGCAGAAACGCTACTACCTGCACTCAGAAGACGAGGCTTCCGAACACAACGCTCGTCTCGGCGTTGACAAAAAACCAGGTGAATTCACCCCTTGGGAGACGATCCAGGAAGGTACTGACCTGCTGTTTTACGAAGGCCTGCATGGTCTGGCAGTGGACAGCAATGACGACGTCGCCCAGCACGTTGACCTGGGCGTGGGCGTAGTCCCTATCGTCAATCTGGAGTGGATTCAGAAGATCTTCCGGGATAACGCCGAGCGTGGTTACAGCGAGGAGGCCATCGTCGACACCATCATGCGACGCATGCCCGACTACATCAACCACATCACCCCACAGTTCTCACGTACGGACATCAACTTCCAGCGCGTACCCACGGTTGACACCTCCAACCCTTTCATCGCACGTGATATCCCAACACCCGACGAGAGTTTCGTGGTTATCCGTTTTAAGGATGTTGGCAAGTTTGGCACCGACTTCCCTTACCTGCTCAACATGATCGACAGCTCTTTCATGTCACGCCGTAACTCGATCGTTGTGCCCGGCGGCAAGATGGGATTTGCCATGGAGATCATCCTGCAACCAATCATCGAACAGCTGATGGATGCGCGTTAG
- the gloB gene encoding hydroxyacylglutathione hydrolase produces MFDVTPIPSFDDNYIWLISEPDVSFAVVVDPGETGPVVAYLEQASLELGAILVTHHHYDHVGGIPGLLQRFPGIVIFGPAKEPIPGVNRRVTEGDLIELPGMTTRFRVLDTPGHTAGHVSYLGENALFCGDTLFAAGCGRVFDGTHEALAASLVRFAGLPAETRVYCAHEYTLDNLGFAAWVEPESEAIKLRLLADRASRESGRPTLPAPLATELATNPFLRTGVRDVITAAEGYTGKKLFGDEAVFTALRNWKDREYD; encoded by the coding sequence ATGTTCGATGTTACCCCGATCCCCAGTTTCGATGACAACTATATCTGGCTGATATCCGAGCCGGATGTCTCTTTTGCAGTTGTGGTGGACCCCGGAGAAACGGGGCCGGTAGTGGCATACCTGGAGCAGGCATCCCTGGAGCTGGGTGCAATTCTGGTGACTCACCACCACTACGACCATGTCGGTGGGATTCCCGGCCTGCTGCAGCGGTTTCCGGGCATCGTGATATTCGGTCCTGCAAAGGAGCCGATACCCGGCGTGAACCGGCGGGTAACCGAGGGTGATCTGATCGAACTACCCGGAATGACGACGAGGTTCAGGGTGCTTGATACCCCTGGTCATACCGCCGGTCACGTCTCCTATCTCGGTGAAAACGCCCTGTTTTGCGGCGATACGCTCTTCGCGGCCGGATGCGGGAGAGTCTTTGATGGTACGCATGAGGCACTGGCCGCATCACTGGTGCGTTTTGCCGGTTTGCCTGCGGAGACCCGGGTCTACTGCGCCCATGAGTACACGCTGGATAACCTGGGTTTTGCCGCCTGGGTGGAACCGGAGAGCGAGGCAATCAAATTGCGCTTGCTGGCAGACCGGGCCAGCCGGGAGTCCGGCAGGCCGACTCTCCCCGCACCGCTGGCCACCGAACTGGCCACCAACCCCTTCTTGCGAACAGGTGTGAGGGATGTGATAACCGCCGCTGAAGGTTACACCGGAAAAAAACTTTTCGGTGATGAAGCGGTCTTTACCGCGCTGCGAAACTGGAAAGACCGGGAATACGATTAG